In Pigmentibacter ruber, a genomic segment contains:
- a CDS encoding MFS transporter, whose amino-acid sequence MISEAIPNIIEKKLTKKEMKLFAISSLGGALEFYDFVVYIYFSSIISKLFFNLSSTYASLLLTYSVFATGYLARIAGGLLFSHFGDLTGRKKSFSLTVFLMAAPTFIIGILPTYSQIGISATFLLFLCRFTQGLAIGGEIPCSITFIYEHARKAQRGLAIGLLFAGIIFGIFLGSSAGYLSSKLLAEKDLFGWGWRIPFILGGILGLIGVYLRKYLNETPIFKQMLLETNHFPIKVVLKEYKLQLFQTTATIWLIAISVTLYFLYLPNYFVLYFNFNIQDVLKVNTFSVLLYSFLIIIFGILIDYINPKIILLISCIFIIIFNIPVFLTFNSSSIFPIYTGYLFIAIANAAATASGILLLAKSFPTHIRYTGSSFAYNLAFGIFGGFTPLICTTLIENTKLKYSPAFYITGVALIALLLNLISANKKDEC is encoded by the coding sequence CATTTACTTTTCTTCCATAATTTCAAAACTTTTTTTTAATCTTTCATCTACATATGCCAGTTTATTACTCACCTACTCTGTTTTTGCTACTGGTTACTTAGCTCGTATAGCTGGTGGACTTTTATTTAGCCACTTTGGTGATTTAACTGGAAGAAAAAAATCCTTTTCTCTTACTGTATTTCTTATGGCGGCACCTACTTTTATCATAGGAATTTTACCTACATACTCACAAATTGGAATATCGGCTACATTTCTTCTTTTTCTTTGTCGTTTTACCCAAGGATTAGCAATCGGTGGCGAAATACCTTGTTCAATCACTTTCATCTATGAGCATGCTAGAAAAGCACAACGCGGATTAGCAATTGGGTTATTATTTGCAGGAATTATTTTTGGGATCTTTTTAGGCTCTAGTGCAGGATACTTAAGTTCAAAACTTTTAGCAGAAAAAGATCTATTTGGATGGGGCTGGAGAATTCCTTTTATACTAGGTGGTATATTAGGTTTAATAGGTGTATATTTAAGAAAATATTTAAATGAGACTCCCATCTTTAAACAAATGTTATTAGAAACTAATCATTTTCCAATAAAGGTTGTTTTAAAAGAATATAAATTACAATTATTCCAAACAACTGCGACAATATGGCTTATTGCTATATCTGTAACTTTATATTTTCTTTATTTACCAAACTATTTTGTATTATATTTCAACTTTAATATTCAAGATGTTTTGAAAGTTAATACATTTTCAGTTTTACTTTATTCATTCTTAATTATCATTTTTGGAATTTTAATTGATTACATAAATCCAAAAATTATTCTTTTAATATCATGCATTTTTATAATTATTTTTAATATTCCTGTTTTTTTGACATTTAATTCTAGCTCAATTTTCCCAATATATACTGGTTATTTATTTATTGCTATAGCAAATGCAGCTGCAACAGCTTCAGGAATTTTATTGTTAGCAAAGTCTTTTCCAACCCATATTCGCTATACTGGAAGTTCTTTTGCATATAATCTCGCATTTGGAATCTTTGGTGGTTTTACTCCATTAATTTGTACCACTTTAATTGAGAACACAAAACTAAAATATTCGCCTGCATTTTACATTACTGGTGTAGCATTAATAGCACTATTACTAAATTTAATTAGTGCAAATAAAAAAGATGAATGTTAG